Below is a window of Gopherus evgoodei ecotype Sinaloan lineage chromosome 21, rGopEvg1_v1.p, whole genome shotgun sequence DNA.
gcttggcagaagatgctgcattactaTCGCTAGCCATTGTCTTCTCCTTGCTGCTCgtcagaagatggtgcagtacgagtGCTAGCCATCATAAtttcctgggtgctcggcagaagatgggaatgatctggctgagtcactctcatgtctgcccaggtgcctctGACCGtcctcaccgaggtcggctaaaagagcacccaggaatacgatGATGATtgctaccaatcataatgcaccgtctgctgccaaaaggtaatgagctgctgctgtgtagtaatgcagtcccaaatctgCCAGCACACAGGAGAggtacggtgatggtgagctgagcgggctccatgcctGATGTGGTATGGGATTTGCTCAGGTAATCcatgaaaaaaggcacgaaaccattgtctgccgttgctttcagggagggatggagaggagggcctgacaacatgtacccaaaccacctgtgacactgtttttgccccatcaatactggtatctcaacccagaattccaatgggcagcggaggctgcgggaactgtgggatagctacgcaAAGCTACCCATAGCACAACGCTccggaagttgacgctagcctcggtactgtggacgcacttaGAGCACTTTGTCTGGGGACACataatcaactgtataaaaatgatttctaaaaaaccaacttccataaattcaacctaattttgtagtgtagacacatccttagATTTCTTTGAAAATGCTATCCAATAAGAACAGGAGAAATAACTGAACTAGATCTCTCACTAGCAGATATTTTCTACCAAAAAGTAAATTTGAAACAAGTCTTGGCGAATGTTCATGGCAGAGAAATTTTGAACGTGAAATTTAGAGTATTTTTACTGGGAAAAAAACTTATTCTAGGTGTTAGGTAACATGCATCTTACAGAATGATTGAAGCAAGGCCTTATAGTTAACTCCATGGCATTTCTCATCTGTCAGACTGTCTGAAATGTgataacttttgaaaatcacataTGATCAATTCCAAATTTTCCAGGCATGTTCTCAGCATCAGTGGGCAGAAGCCTATGGATTttgttgaaaactgaaaactGTCAAAGCCTGATTTCCACTGGTGCAAGCagaaggaaaatcaggcccacaatGTGTTCATTtggtgctgccagcagcagtagcTTTCTGGTGCCCCCTCCTGCGGCCTAGACATAAAATAGACAGAAGCTTATTCTTCTATTCTCTCATTGTGTGTACAATTCGGCAGACATATgcaacaaagtgtacagtgtacAGTCCAATCAAATTGTTCATGATTTATCTTTGAACAATGAATACTGTGATAAAGTGCCTCGtctaccttggtaggtcctgtgcttattggcagattttgctagcctcagagatcttcttGTGTTGGACCAGGAATTGGGAGTTGTTagtggggaacccaggcccactctctaccctaggttccagtccagggctctgtggactgcagctgtctagagtgccttctggaacagctataAGACAGCTACaatcccctgggctacttccccatggccccttcCCATCACCTTCTTTGTCATCACCActggatcttcctcctgatgtctatTAATGCTtgtattcctcagtcctccagcagcatgtcctctcACTCCCGGCTCCTTACACTCAactcactaactggagtgagagtttttttaaaccaggtgtcctgatcaaccctaattaattctagtaacttcccagctggttacaggtgtcctaattagcctgcctgccttaattagttctagaaagttcccaagtgttctggaatagtccctgttatcttacccaagGAAAAGGGACCggcttaacctggagctaatgtatctacctttgaccactctcttgtagccatctctCCTGACACTGTCACAAtacacatttttatttgaaagttaTGGACAAGCAGGTAAAATTTATCACATCAGCCACTAGTTCCAAATTACTAATTCAGCAAGTATTTCTGGCTCCTTTGTTTATGACCTGATCCTGAATCcctaaaagaaaatgtaaagacttcattgggctttagaTAACGCCTTTATCAACTATTGTAAGTTCCCTTTGACAAAAGATGGATGAGACTGGAATTttccaagtcaatgggagctgagcttcTAGCTACCTTAGTTTTCTTTGACAATCCCATTTTAATGACCCTTCCAATCCAAACGTTCTTGTGATATGACCCAAACTGAATCACTTGGTGATATGAACACAGAGAATCTGATTCTCCAAGGCCTTGTGATTTGTGCTCATATACACCtgaattctattctattctattctactcTATTCTATTCAAGTTCTCATGCAGCCCTCATCACAGTAGCATGTAGAAAGATACTAAGTGACATGACTAGCATATGTCATAtatttcttctttcctctctccaGGAAGAAATTGTGTTGtgatgtatacacacacacacattctatgTCATGCGTTTATATtaccaaagtaaaaaaaaaaaaaagaagaaatatgaTTTGCCCTCTGAGTggtttgtgccttggcctttctaatattGTCCCTACAtgattgtgttgttttttttatattaattttttgtaatttgacctagttttcacTTTTTATAGGACTCTTTTctgagtttcagatcactgaacatctcctggttaagctagagcggtctcttgccatacttcctatatttcctatgcagtgggatggTTTGCTCATGTGTCCTTAATAATGCCTCTTTAAAAAACTACCAATTCTTTTGAACTGTTTCCCcttttagacttgcttcccataggATATTACCTACAAATTCCCTGAGTTTGCAAAAGTctaccttcttgaaatccattaactgtattctgctgttttcctgcCTACATTCCTTGGAATCCTGAACTCTTATCATTTAATtaccactttcacccaagctgccttccacttccaAATTCTCAGCCAGTTGCTCTCTAATTGTCAACATCAAAcctagaacagcttctcccctaCTGGCTTTttccatcttctgaaataaagAACATTGCCTCCAATCTGtgtcctgctgtattattttcccaacagatgtctgggtatttgaagtccccatcaccaccaagtcctgtgctttggatgattttgttagttgtttagaAAAGATTTCAtccatttcttcttcctcttcagaTGATCTAAAATAAGCACTTACCATAGCAACATCTTTGTTTTTAGGGCTTTTAtcctcacccagagactttcaaccaATCTGTGTCCtatttctatctcaacctcagtgcaagtgtatatatcattgatatacaatgcaacacctcctcccttttttcccttcctgtccttcctgagcaagttgtacccttctataccaatattgaAAACATGTACTTTTCTCATATGTTTGTGCGTGTGTATGTCTATACTCACACTCCCTCTTTGGAAATTCCGTGGGGAAAAATGTTAGAGTATTGGAGAGCACTCAACTATTATGATTGACTTGCACACTTTAATTTTCCCCCTTATGTGTATGCATTTTCTTAATGATGGTTGAAAACCCCTTACTAACATAGATGAGCCTTCGTAACTTCAGGGTCGTGACTAACTACTACACAGTAGGAGTAAGGGACCCATAATTCAGATCAGTGCAGAACTGTGAACAGGGTATCAAGCTGTGTCTAACTTTTACCCTTGAAATGTGGGTTCTAGATAAATGAAGCCACAAATATTAGCACCAAATTGGGTCCTGTGACCTGTGTTTAATTattatcaaacaaacaaacaaacaaacaaacaaacaaacaaacaaacaaacaaacaaacaaacaaacaaagtgtTAAAGACACATGAATAATTTTAGTGACTAATACTTGGTCTGTAGCCCATTGTGATGTTCAATTTTCAGCATTTAAGAgagatttcattttcatttgatgcttaaggccagattttcaaagatatttaggcacctagagagaagtacaaaagcacctaagtatCTAAAATGCATTGATTGCAATAGAAGTTAAGAACCTACATGTTTCTGATAATCCattaggggcctaaatacctttaaaaaactggTTCTTCGACTAGGAGTTTTAATAGGAACCCTATAGGAGTTAGAACTAAAATTCCAATGAATTTTAATGAGAGTTGTATGTCTAAATCCCTTTGGTCACTTTAAAAATCACAACCTCTATATTTAATAAACATTGCAATTATAGGGTGAGGTCTTCAGCTTGCGTAAGGATGAGCTGTTTAATTCATTAGAGCCATGAtaagcattgacttcaatggatctacaaggatttacaccaactgaggatttaGCCTCagttgatttcagtagagttgcATCTGTTTACACTACTGGTATTCTGGTCTATTCCCTTCAGTGGAACTATACTGGGAATAGGACTcattttctaaacaaatataTCAAATATAAGGCAAGTCATATAACTTCATTTAATGCTTCCTAACTTACGGGCCATAAAGCTTTGATTGACTACTGAATGAGAAAAGTGCCAGCATGAGAAACACCAGGGACCTTGTCCCAGAGGCAACAAGAACATATTTAAACAGTTTCAAGTCGTAAACAAATGATTTGTATTACCTACACCCACATAAATAGGTATGCTGGAGGAGAAGAGTTAAAAATTCACATAACCTTGGATCTctgtatagtatcagaggggtagctgtgtcagtctggatttgtaaaagcagcaaagaatcctgtgccacattatagactaacagacgttttggagcatgagctttcgtgggtgaatacccacttcgtcggatctGTGTATAGAAATTGggtgaggttttgtttgtttgttcatgttttttttattttatccctGTTAGCCTATATATTCTTTACATTTTTGAAAGACAAATTATCTgtacaaactcccattgaaagtatttcttattttgaaaatgtaagcttCCAGAAAATTGAGaaatttggttttttttgttttgttttgaaattccatttttacagttcttgattttgtgattatttattgaatttttcttttacatttcttcttctttttcttctctctttaggATTTTGCAATTCTCTTTGTTTGGTAGTTTTGTTAGTTTATGCTTTCTTTTGCAGTGTCAATTTTCATTGATCATCCTAGATATATGGGGtcctttgaaacaaaaaaaaatccttttttgtttCTAAGAGAAGATGACAAATGAAAAATCTGATACAGAATTTCTATGggaaaaattttaaatatattcttatagactcagactcccagacttttgaaaattaatgtactgaaaagcatttgaaaatgttcacaaatTTGTGATCTCTTCCCAGTTAATTAAACAGCTGTAGTAAAGATTTATTTATCTGTTCATATACATCCAtacattatctatctatctatctatctatctatctcacacTACAGGCAAATGAAAAGCTCAATCTATCAACTTTCAGCTTTCTGCTTAAGAAGTTCATTATTCCCCTATTTTTCCTCTATTGATATGTTGAGAACTTTACTTTGGAAATTGGACTCATATCAGATAAATAAAACAGTCAAAATACCTTCTGCCTTTCTCGGGTCCGTCTGTCTCTGTGTCTCAATTACCTATTTATTAGAGTTTATCTACTCACTGCATTTCTATGTATATAAATTAGGTTTGTATtactgtttcttctttttttttctgttctcacaGAACACTGTTTTGCTGAAGAATAATGGAGAATCAAACCACTGTGGCCAAATTTATTCTCTTAGGAATTTCCAGTGACCCACAGCTCCAGGTTTTCCTCTTCTTcatatttttagttatttatgTAATAACCTTACTGGGGAACATGCTTATCATGTTGGTGATAAAGGTTGATCCTCATTTTCAATCTCCCATGCACTTCTTTCTGTCCCATTGATCCTATGATGACATCTGCTATTCCTCCACCATTGTCCCCAAAATGCTGGAAAACTTCCTAGCAGAGAAGAAAACCATTTCTGCCAATGGCTGCATTACCCAAatgttctttattattttgtcATTTGATGCTGAAATTTTCACTCTTGCAGCTATAGCTTATGACCGATATGCTGCCATATATGACCCACTGCATTATATGGAAACAATGAAGAAACGACTCTGCCAACAGCTAGTGATGGGTGCATGGATCATTGGATTTATAGATGTTCTGGTAAATACTATTCCTCTGCTAAAATTGCATTTCACCTGTGAGCTCCCTTCACTCTTGGTCTTGTCCTGCACTGAGACCTTCAGCAATGAAGTAGTGCTCCTTTCCTCCATTGCAATATTTGGATCCGGCTCCTTCTTGCTCACACTGGTTTCCTACATTCACATAATTGCCACCATCTTGAGAATACATTCCATGGAGGGCAGgcgtaaagccttctccacctgcagctcccaccttctCATTGTCATTTTATACTTTGGGACAGGTTCCTTTCAATATGTGAGACCCAGCTCAGTCTCCTCCAAGGGTCTGGATATGCTGATGTCCATCCAGTACAGCATCTTGACCCCCATGTTAAACctcatcatctacagcctgaaaaacaaggaggtgaaaAGAGCCATGGTGAATATGTTGAAAAAAGCATATGTTGCTCATGTAACATAAAAGTGTTTATTGAAGGATGTCGATAACTGAGTCTTCAGTGTTCACATTCAGAAAAGGTGAGGTAATTAATGAGGGACAGACTTCTTCATTTTGTAGGAGGTTGTGAAAAACTTATCTGTATTATATGTAAAATTGTGGACTAGATTCTAACTCTATTCTattagacccccccccccaaaagattTGGgtatcatggtggataatcatctgaacatgaagtcccagtgtgacactgtggccaaataTCTTATTTGTTTGTGGCTAGCATAATCAGGGGAATTTTGAGAAGGAGTATAaagattattttacttctgtgtttggcactggtgcaactgctgccggaatattttgtccagttctggtcaccccatgtcAGAAAAGACATAGTGGAACTGGAGAAGGTTTGGAAAAGCGAAATAAAGATAATCaatggtatggaatggcttccatatcaAGAGAAACTGAAAAGATTAGGGTAGCTTGTTTTAGGAAAAGACAATTAAAGGCGagatgatagagatctataaagttatgaatgatgtggaaaaagaggATAGTGAAATGTTGTTTACtatttcccacaatacaaaaaatacaagtcaccaaatgaaattaatatacaacacatttaatacaaacaagagaaaatatttttgatacaGCATATAATCAACCCATGGATTTCATTGTCAAAGGAttttgtgatggccaaaagtgtaACCGTGgacaaaaaaagaacaagttaagttTATAGAAAATATAACATCACCCTGTTTTTCTGATCTAATTGGGACCGGGCCAGACTGGATCATAAAAAATAGATGTTGGAAATAGGGGTGATGAGGGTGCTGTTGCACCTCCTgtcttgaagtgatttccatcctatacagggtttacagtttggttcaatggctctcagcacccgcactataaaaattgttgcaGAACCCCTAGACCGCAGCACTATCCAGCAGACACAGGCGATATTGCCCACTTCTGGACCTGTGTGCACTGGTTGTTCAGTTAATATGGAGAGCTGGATAATGGAGGGTTGTACTGTGGGTCTATCAATGCttattagacaagatggtcaaGGGATGTAAACTCATGCTTGTGGTAACCTTAAACTCTCACTGACAGAAGCCAGGAAGGAAAGACAGGGATGAATCTCTTCACAGTAGTCTTGTTCTGTACACTTTTCCTGAAGCTGtggaactggccactgttggagacagaatcCTAGGTTacatggatcattggtctgatcctTATGgtagtttttatgttcttatgtccaaTCAGTTCTGCTGTCCactattcaagaaggatgtttgaTAAACTGGAAGGTtacaaagaagagccacaagaatgattaaagacaGTCCTCTCTTACCAtcccctccattaacttatcaatCTCATTCTTGAAACAAGttgtttttttgcccccactgctccttgtgGAACGCTctcccagaacttcactcctctgatggttagaaacctttgtctaatttcaagcctaggCTTGTTGATGGcctgtttatatccatttattcttgtgtccacattgatgcttaatttaaataattcctctccctctctgatatttatccctgttatgtgtttatacagaacaatcatatctcccctcagccttcgtttGGTTTGGCTAAACAAACCAAACTCTTTGAGTGTTCTCTCATAAAGTAGATTTTCGATTCCTTGGATCACCCTAGTAGCCCTCCTTTGCAACTTACCTGCCACTCTCATGAGCTTTATGTGTGTCACTCTCCTATCCCCCTCTATTTCAAGGATTACCTGCAACAACCATGGACTTTTGTCAATAATTCTGTTTGTTCTTCCTCCCCACAATCCAGGTTCCCCAATTTTTACCCCCAAGCCAGAGGTTCCTGTGTGACCTTCTTTCTCCCCATGATCCCTCTCATTCTCTTCTGTTCCCACAACATTGTCCCTTATTGTCCTCCCATGCAAGAGGATCTATGTCCATCACCATTACCCTCTTATGCCTCAGGCCAAGAGCACTGAATTCCCTCTTTCTTCCCCGTCTCCGAATACCATGATTACACATTCTTCCCCTTATTTCAGGGGCTCTCTGTGGCCCCATGTCCTCTTCCTCTCATACCAAGGTTCCTGATTTCCTGCCCCACCCAACACACATGTGATGATTCTTGGCATACACAGGATTGTGAGTCACTATGTtacccccccaaaacacacatacaCCACACCTCTAGCCAGAGGGAGACTAGTCTCTGCTTCTCTGGGTATCAGTTCCCTGACACTATCACCAGTCATCCACCCAAACATTCTCTTTTCTTGGCAATGCTAGGCCTCACTTTGCTTTACAAGTTAGCAGCAGGTGTGTATATCAATACAATATATAgtattttgtctggtgaaaataatttccctggaacctatgcccctcatttacattaatacttatggggaaattggattcacttaacatcattttgcctaaagtcacatttttcaggaacagaactacaatgttaagcaaggagttactgtactaacacagcccaatatgtcgttagccttcttggcaacaaggggatactgctgactcatatccagcttcttgtccactgtaatctccaggcccttttctgcagaactgccacttatcCAGTCAATCCacaacctgtagcagtgcatggaattcttctccATTGAAAACAAGGATATCTTTATTACCAAAGATTCAAGAGATAATAGGTCAATATAATGGGGGAAAAAGCTTACATATGAAACAAAATCATACCATGCATTCTGAAGGCTAAACTTAATGGGCTAATCTTGTGTCTACAAAAGTGTATCCCACTCAAAACACCCTTTGCAGTGGTTCAAGAAGCTTGGTTGTGATCCCTTTTTCATGAAAGTAAACACATTATCTGCTTGCTTCCTATATGCAAGAAAAAGGGGGTTTCCCCTCCATCTTCTCCTCATATTCCCAAAGATCATTGTTTGTATTCATAGGCAGTGTCACCCTCTTTTCTTGTTTTCCCTTTGGCCTCTTCCCTGTTGGCTTCACATCTCTCACTTGACATTCCTTGGTGATCCAGAATATACATATCAGAGTCAGGAGATTCTTGAAACCCCCTTACCAGGTGGCAATGATGGGTTCTGGGGTCACAATCTCCTATGCTGAGGCCACTGTGTGTGCCACATTcatccctcacccccctgctAGAGACTTTGTCGTGAAATCAATTGGTGCTAAGCATCTAGAGGCTTTTGGATACACCACTAAGTGCCTCAGTACCTTAACAaacctgtatcagaggggtagccgtgttagtctggatctgtaaaagcagcaaagaatcctgtcgcaccttatagactaacaggcgttttggagcatgagctttcgtgagtgaatacccacttcgtcagatgcatgtagtggaaatttccagggcaggtatacatatgcaagcaagctagagataaagaggttagttcaatcaggaaggatgaggccctgttctagcagttgaggtgtgaaaaccaagggaggagaaattgtttttgtagttggcaagccattcacagtctttgtttaatcctgagcagaTGAACTTgagctcagtagtttctctttgaagtctggtcctgaagtttttttgctgcagggtggccaccataagatctgctgtagtgtggccagggaggttgaagtgctctcctacaggtttttgtatattgtcattcctaatatctgatttgtgtccatttatccttttctgtagagacagtccagtttggccgatgtacatagcagaggggcattgatggcatatattacattggtggatgtgcaggtgaatgaaccggtgatggtgtggctgatctggttaggtccactgcttggtggagattttgtaggtgttggtgtgCAAATAGTCTTCCCCAGAGTCCTGCTACTGTGGGGCAAGTTGTTCTTAGAGAGCCAAGGCCGACATTCTGGGCCCACACCACGTCCCCGCTTAATGGAGCCTTAGCCAAACTTTCACACTACCGACTTTCACACAATCACTTTCCTTCTGGCCtcggccagccaggagcagcctGGACTCAAATCTGAACAGAAATTCTCTCCACACTTCCAACCCATCAGTGAGTGACAAAAGCCAGCTCCCAAGCAGCAGACAGCAAGGAAGTTAGTGCCATGCTGGGTGCACTCTGTAATtcactgtcctgtctccagcagtggtcAGCAGCTGAGGAAGGTGTAAAAGCACCTGCAATGGGACATTATGTAATGATCAATCCCCCACATCTGCAGATTGGTTTAAGCCTTGACACATGGTAGTTTTAAGATCTCAATCTGGATCTAGATGATTTTCTTTACAAGGTGACAAGAACATTATTCACATTATTAGTAACTGGAATGTACTGGGGCAACATCCCACAGAAGGGTGATCCAGAGGTTCAGGTTCTGGTTTATGACTTAGGAGACTTGAGCGCAAATTGCTACTCTACCATATTCTTCCTATGTGACCTacagcaagtcatttagtctctgtgttcctcagttccccatctgtaaattgggatgATAGCAATGCCCTACCTTTCAGAGGTGTGCTGAGGATAACTATAGTAATGAGAGTGAGGAGCTCTGTTTCTATGCTgaaagggagggaggcagatAGTATCTATGCAAAACAGAAAGAAGCCAAATCTAACATTCACTGTCCACTCCCCAGAACAGATTCACTGTCATAATATATATTATTCAATTGAAATAATGGGTCAGTTATTCATCTGGTATGACCAGTGCggtgtcattgacttcactggggctgcAGTGATTTACATTATCTGAGCATAGATGAATCAATAAACAAAATAGGTCAAAGTGTACAGATCTTTCTAAATCTGTCATATTATGCATCGTAAATTATCCATTCATTACTGATCCAGCACACTGTTAGCATGTTAAACAGGTGATACATGTCCCAGAGATACCAGAACATGTTTAGGCTCTTCAGAAATAATTAACTCTTGGTCCTAGCATCAGAGAATAAAAGGTATTTCTTTGCAACAGGAGAGGGGCAGTGATGTAAACTATATATAAATTAGATCCACTCCCATGTAGTAACTGATTTTTCAGGGTAAGGAATACCTAGTGTTTTTACTTACTGTATTGGTGAGAcagggggaaagaaaaggagggagaaagtGAACGTGAGATATtgcacagagaaagagagagatgggttTGAATAAGAatagatagagagatagatagatagatagatagatagatagatagatagatagatagatagatagatagatagatagatagatagaatcaaTTTGTATAATACAAGCCCTAATTTTCCGGAATACTAAAGACATAAGACTAGCAAGCCTACAATATAAACAAAGTGTCTTGTACAATCACACAGCAGTGTAAAGGTTATTACACATGAGTAGCACAGCCAAGAAAGAACAAACTATGTTGCCTTTCCACTTATTTCATCAAACTTTTGATCATGTCCTGAGTTAGGTGGCAAGGCTGCATGTGTATCTGATTCACCGTGGCATAGACAAAGTAATGAAAACACAAGAGACTTATCACACTCTAGCCTTTGTTTTGACTAACCTTCATGTTTTGCAGTATGGAACTGTGATACCAAGTCTAGCAAAAGTGAAGAGAAATCACAAAGAGAAGATTGACTCTTTTGGTAAGtaaacattttcagaaacaaGTAATTTGGTAAATAAATTGAACGGGCTCCTCTGATGGTGTGTATCTGTGCTGTTCCCTGGAACTGAAGATCTGAAAAATTGGTTCTTCTTTGTCTTGAATCAGAATATATACTTGGGCATAACTCAGCACAAAGTAGGTGAAAAATGTTAGCATTCCAATGTGGTTGTGTCTTACATACATTTTATATAGGCACGGATcacaagatgcaaggcagtgTAGAATCAAGCCCATTTGCTGAAGAAGGTACAATGAGGCTGGTTTGTTTGAACCATGGCAGATCCTTGTTCTGGTTCAGACAATGGGAGTTCTGCTGTTGATGTCAATAGCACCATATAGATCTTGCTCCTAGAAAATCTGTAGTCTTCAACAACTGAAAAGCAAGGCAGTTACCAAATTGCTATCA
It encodes the following:
- the LOC115637833 gene encoding olfactory receptor 5V1-like → MLENFLAEKKTISANGCITQMFFIILSFDAEIFTLAAIAYDRYAAIYDPLHYMETMKKRLCQQLVMGAWIIGFIDVLVNTIPLLKLHFTCELPSLLVLSCTETFSNEVVLLSSIAIFGSGSFLLTLVSYIHIIATILRIHSMEGRRKAFSTCSSHLLIVILYFGTGSFQYVRPSSVSSKGLDMLMSIQYSILTPMLNLIIYSLKNKEVKRAMVNMLKKAYVAHVT